AATCTTGCGTACGGTACTAGTCTATGGAGTCACTCCAGGCATGAGCCGATCCAACATCATCTTGTGGGTCAGAGATAGCCTTACCCAAGGCAAGGAGCTCAAAATAGTAGATGATCAGTGGCGGACACCGACTTTGGCAGAAGATTTGGCGATGGGGTGTTATTTGGCAGCCAAACATCGAGCCAAGGGTGTTTTTAATATTTCGGGCAAGGATCTATTGACTCCTTATGAGATGGCTATGAAGACCTGTGACTACTTCGATCTGGATAAGTCTCTCATTACCAAAGTCGATGGCAGTATGTTTTCACAGCCAGCGAAGCGTCCCCCTAAGACGGGTTTTATATTGGACAAGGCCAAGGACGTGTTGGGCTATGACCCAGTAGGGTTCGACGAGGGGATACGTCTTTTGGATCAGCAGCTCAAGGACATGCTAGTGAAGTAGATTTTGGATTCTTTAACATGGATTTGTAGCGCAGTGTTCTTGGTGCGTAAAATCATTTGTTCAAATTCTGGCGGCATCACATCTTTTATTCTGAAAAAGAATAAATTTGGTGAAGTTTAATTTATCAAAATATTCATGCAGAAACTCGGATTAATTCAATCCCTCGGTCAGAAGCTTTCGCCGCAGCAGATACAGTTCATCAAATTGCTACAGGTGCCTACAGCAGAGTTGGAAGCGCGAATAAAGGAGGAGCTAGAGGTGAACCCCGCACTCGAAGAGGGCAGAGAGGAGTCGTCTGAGGAAAGCACAAGTGAGGAGGTGAGCAAAGAGGATACTTCCAATGACGAGCTGAACGTCGATGATTATCTCAATGAAGATGATTATGCGGGATACAAAATGCAAGGGGATGGCAACTACAACGAGGAAGAACGCGACATGCCGATCTCTTCTGGGAGTTCCCTTCAAGAGCAGCTCATCGATCAGTTGGGCTTTCTCAAGCTCGACGAGACACAGGAAATCATCGGGCGCCAACTTATTGGTAGTATAGAGGCGGATGGCTACATTCGGAGAGACCTAGAGGCTATCATGAATGATCTCGCATTCTCACAAAACATAGAAACTAGTCTAGATGAGGTCGAGGCGGTACTGTACAAAATCCAGTCTTTTGATCCTCCAGGGATCGCGGCTCGCTCACTCAAAGAATGCTTGTGCATCCAGCTGGATAAGAAAGAAAACCATGGAGCCGAGGTAGACTTGGCACAGAAAATTGTTTCACAATGCTTTGAGGAGTTTACCAAAAAGCACTATGACAAGATCGAAAAGAAGCTAGGAGTTGATGAGGAGCAGCTCAAAGAGGCAATCCACACGATCACCAAGCTCAACCCGAAGCCCGGAGGAACCACAGATGGGTTGGTCAGGGTTCAGTATCTCCTGCCGGACTTTATTTTGACGAATGACGATGGCAAACTGGAACTGACACTCAACTCCAAGAATGCTCCTGAATTAAGAGTGAGTCCTTCGTACTCGGACATGTTTCAGTCTTACCACAAGAGTGATAAAAAGGACAAGAAACTGAAGGAGACCGTGTCTTTCGTCAAGCAAAAATTGGATGCTGCTAAGTGGTTTATTGACGCAGTGAAGCAACGTCAGCAGACTTTGCTCAATACTATGAATGCGATCATCAAGTACCAGTACGATTACTTCTTGGATGGTGATGAGACCAAATTGAAACCGATGATTCTGAAGGATATTGCTGAGATCATAGGGATGGATATTTCGACGATTTCGAGAGTAGCCAATAGCAAGGCCATTCAGACGGAGTTTGGGATTTTTCCTTTGAAGTACTTCTTCTCAGAAGGGATATCGACGGATTCAGGAGAGGATGTGAGTAGCAGGGAGGTCAAAGAAAAGCTGAGGAAATTCATTGAAGACGAAGACAAGTCGAAACCTCTCTCTGATGATAAGTTGGAGAAGCTGCTCAAGGCAGAAGGCTACAATATCGCGAGGAGAACTGTGGCAAAGTATAGAGAACAATTGAACTTGCCCGTGGCGAGATTACGAAAGGAGTTGTAGTGAAGGTTAGTTTTGGACAAGTGATTTCTCAAGTTTTTCATCCGTTGCTCGTGCCGACGATGACCTTTTGTATACTGTTTCTGTTTTCTCCACAATTGATACAGCCTCTGTCTGCGATGTCTTTGCCGTTTTTGTTCATTACGACATTCATCATTCCGATGATTAGTATATCGATATTGCGAGTGTCTGGCTCGATCAGTAGCCTGCGTATGGACAAGCGAGAGGAGCGATTGGTACCATTCACCTTTATCGCTTTGTTTTTTGGGATGACGACTTACCTCTTTATTTACAAGGTAGGGGTCAATGACTTGGTTGCGACGATATTTATTTCGACGACTGTCTTGATTTTAGTTTTGACAGTGGTTACGTCTTGGTTCAAGATCAGTATTCATGCCGCAGGGATGAGTGGGATGTGCGGATACCTGCTGGCGCTGTGTTACAGAGTGCCAGGGAGCGAACTGATCTACCCTCTATTGGCGGTGGTAGTGCTTGCCGGACTGGTGATGACCGCTCGCTTGCAAGTCAATGCTCATCGACCTGCCGAAGTATTGGCAGGTTTTGTCATTGGGTTGCTGATATGCTTTTCTGCTTTGTATTGGTTTGCTTAGAGACCTGAGATTGAGATACCAACCGTCGAATACATGATGTCTTGGGTGTCTACAGGTCCTTTGTCGGTAAACATAGGAGTCATGTAGTACTTGTAGAACACATTGACACTACCCATACCGATACGAGCTTGAAGACCAATTCTTAGATCTGTCATACCTAGATCACCTTTTTCTTTGATTTTTCGGGTGTCTCCTGACTCGGAGTATTTGACTTTGGTGTGAGAGTCAAAAATGTAGGCAAACATCCCTCCTAGGCCAATGTATGGGCTGCTTTTTTTGTCATTGCCCATGAAGTTGAACCTCATCTCAAGAGGGATCTCTATATAGTTGATAGCATACTGCCCTTTTTTGTAATCCCAATCATCGTCGACGTCTTCGTACATCTCTCCCAAAAAGTTGCCGTTTTTAGAACCAATTTTTTCGAGACTAACTCCTATACCAGGTCGAAACTCAACTTTCTTGCTGAGGTCAAATGGCTTGATGAAATAAAGAGCAACAGACTTGGACCTCCACCAGTGCACTTGGTTCCAGTAGTCAGGCTTGCCAGTGAGCATGTTGAATCCAAAATCCAGTACGATTTCGCCGGGCAATTCCGGTGTTTTTTTGACTACTTCTTCACTCAATTGAGCGGAGGATTCAAAACTTAGATTTAGGAGTAATGCGAATGCCGCGAAGGCGAGGGTCACTTTTTTCTTCATTTGCTTGTATTAAAGCCGTTTTAATTTTCGACTGGCAAAGATAGGTGAATTTTGAAATTATGGGTTTTCAAAAGTATTTATCTATGCTTTGGGTTATAATGAGTTATTGCGTAGCGAAAGTTGCCCCGCTTTTTGAAAAGATTTAGTTTGAAGTGCCTTTTTGTATACTTCAAGATGTCGCAGGTTGTGTATGTCTGACCCGACAAAATCGACCCATTGTTGAGCGATGAGGTATTGAGCGGTTTGTTTGGCCTCATATGAATAATGACCCGTAAAGGAGGAAGCATTGACCTGTTGTAGCACTCCCATGTCACGAAACTTGAGTATGAGTGCAGGGTCTTGCTGAATGTAGCTGTATCGCTCAGGATGCGCAAATATAGGTTGTAGGCCTTTGGCCTTGAGTTTGAAAAACACGTCTTCAAGCTGCATGGGTTTGTTCATGAAAGCCGTCTCCAACAAGATGTGGTTTCCTGCAAAGGTGAGTAGCTCTTGGTTCGTATCGAGCTGTTCTACGAATGAGTCGTCGACATAGTATTCGGCGCCTGCCTGTACCTCCATGTCGAGGTTTTCTTCGGTGATTTTTTGACGTAGGGTGGCGACACCTTCTCGTATGATGGTGGGGGTGTTGGGGTAATAGTCCGAGAGGATATGAGGCGTGGTGATTAGTTTTTTGATGCCAAGAGCACTTAGGCCACGGATGATTTCGAGAGACTCTTCCCACGTCTTGACTCCATCATCTATGCCAGGGATGAGGTGCGAGTGGAGATCAACCGTGAGAGGGCTGAACGTTCTTTTTTGTTGAAACAGCCCGAACATTATGCCTTTTTGCCTAATAGTTTGTCGAGCCAGGATCTCTTGGCAGGGACCTCGTCTTCGTAGTAGCCTGAGCCATAGCCTCCGTATCCGTAGCGCCCTTGTTGGTTGACGGAGTTGAAGATGACAGATAGGTTATCGAATCGGTTGTTGGTGATGAGGTTGTGTACCGATTTGAGGTAGGACTTTTTGGAGTATTCTGCCCGTACGACATAGATGGGGAGATCGGTTTTCTTCATGACTAAGATTCCATCAGTGACGAGACCTACGGGAGGTGTGTCGAGTAGGACGATATCAAATTTCTCCTTGAGCTCTTCGAGAAAGTGGTTGAATTTTTCGCCCATGATCAATTCTGATGGGTTAGGAGGTGTGGGACCTGCACTGATGTAGGATAGGTTTTTTACTTCTGAATTGTTGACACATTCGTCGATTGTGTTTTTGTCAATGAGTATGGTACTGACGCCTTTGTTGGTTTGTTCTGTGCCAAAGGCGAGATGGACTTTGGGCTTGCGCATGTCTAGGTCTATGACGACTACTTTGAGCCCGGAGTAGGCAAAGATTGCCCCTAGATTGACTGCTATGAAAGTCTTGCCTTCGCCACTGACAGTAGAGGTGATGGAAATAAGTTTTCGGCCATTTCCAGAAGCCATGAATTCCATATTGGTGCGGACGGAGCGCAGTGCCTCACTCATGGAGGATTTGGGGTTGGTGGATACGACCAAGCGAGTAGTCTGTAGTTTTTCTGCTTTGTATTTTGGGATTACCCCGAGGAGGGGCGCCATGAGTAGTCGTTCGAGCTCTTTGGAGTTGGAGATTTTGTCATCGAGCAGGTAGGAGATTGCTACAAAGAAGAAACTGATGATGAGTCCAGCCATAAACCCTGCTCCGTAGATGAGGATTTTTTGTGGTTTTATAGGGGCGTCAGGCATAGAGGCTGGAGACAATACGACAAAATTGGTGACTGTACCTGCTCTTGCGATCTCTAGTTCTATTTTGCTTTGGATGAGAGAAAAATAGAACTCTTCTTGTAGAGAGTAGAGTCTTCTGTTTTTGTTGTATGAGGTGCCCATGGATGGTAATTCGGCAAAATTACTTTCCAATATCTTTCTTTTTTTGCTCAACTCTTCTTGGCTCGTGACCAAGTTTTCTTGGTAGGAAACGAGCCGGTCATGGACGGCTTTTTGCGATAGATCGATACGGCTGTTGAGTTGCTTGATGATTTGGGTGTTTTCATTGTAGGTGTCAAGCTTGAGGAGTCTTTCGTTTTTTAGTTCGTTGTACTCTGCGAGCATTTCTAGAAAGGGCTTGGGGAGACCGAGCGTAGTGATGGGGGTTCCTTCGCCCAGCTGTTTGTTGGCTAGTTCAACTGCGGCGATTTGCGTGCGGATGTTGAAGCGTTGTGAGTCGAGTTGATTGAGGAGACGGATGGTGTAATTGAGGTCTTGAGAGAGGTCAGTTGTTCGGTTTTTGATGGTGAACTTCTCGAAGTAATCCTCGAATTGCTCTAGTTCGATTTGAGACTTATACATCTGCGTTTCGAGAAATGATATCTTTTGTTCGACGGCTTGATTTTTGGCCGCTTTGGTATAATTGAGATAGATGGTGTCGATCGCCTGCACCAAACTTCTTGCTTTGTATTTATTGGGGTCGGCGAGTGCTATCTTGATGGTGTTGGCGTTGAAGTTGATAGGCTCTACAATGATATTTTGTTGGAAATAATCGATGAGTGCTTCACGGCTATTGATCACAAAGTAGAAATCAATCAGGTTTTGTTGTTCTTTGAAGAAGATCGTTTTGGAGACTATGAGTTCTCCAAATGCCGTGTTTATTTTTTTTCCGAAAGGATACCTTGTGCGATGGCTGGTGCCGTGGAGTTCAAAATCCATGACAAAGTGGTCGTCACTTAGGATTTCCACATCAATTCGACGATTGAGGATTGATGGGTCTGAGACTTGTACATCCACGATAAACGGTGAATTGCCGTAGCGTTCGTCATAGAGATGACTCCTTCCAGGATGAAAGTAGGAGACGTTCATTCCTACAGCATCGACGACTTGGCTTGCAAAAAGACGAGATTTGAGAATTTCGATCTCTCCAGAGAGTCCCTTGATATCTTGTTCCATAGGGTTCTGAATCCCAAGTATACCTGCATCGCTTTTGATGTCTAGTTTGAGGATGGACTCAGAGCTATAGATTGGTTTGGTGTATCTGAGGTACAGAAACGTGCCTGCATTGAATAGAATTAAGATCAGGATGATCCAAGGCAAATTTTTGATGAAGACTTGGTTGAGTTTATCAAAATCAATATTGCTCAAGGGGTCACCTTCAGATTGGTTGTGGTTTTGACCTCCATGTATTGGGCGAATATGATTTGTTTCTAGGTTCAATGTTTATAGATTTTGTAGGACAAGCACGAGGGCAAGTGTGCTGCTCAAAAGGCTCAATACAGGGGCGATATCTTTGATACTTTCTAGCCAAGGGCGTCTCCAAGGTTCGACGTAGACAATGTCACCAGGTTCCATGGTGATCATCGAATCCCTCATGCCACTGACTGTACTCAAGTTGATCTGAAAGACCTCAGGGTTGCCTAGGTTGCCACGAATGATTTTGATGTTTTGCGCTTTGGCTCCCATGTCGAGTCCTCCAGCAATGGCGAGGATTTCGACCAAGCTCATGTTTTCGTTGAGCAGTGGAATGAGTTGACCACCCATTGCTCCAAGTACAATGACGCGTTTGTTGCTATAGGTGAGCTTGACGAAGGCTCCTTTGTAGTATGCGTCGTATTTCTCTTCTAGTAGTGATTCGGCTTGATCCAGTGTCAGGCTATCGAGTTTGATTTGTCCAATAATTGGAAATTTGACCGTGCCGTCTTCTTTGACGAGGTAGGTGAAATTTTCTTCGGCGCGGCGCTGGGTTGTATTCATGCCCTGTTGCAATTCGTGATTGGGATCAATGATGCGCTCCCCTTGATTGGTATATACCTCGATACTGAGGTAGTCGTCGATCTGGATGGCGTAGTTTTTCTCTGCTTGCATGACAGCCGTAGAGAGGTCGCTTTTCGAAAACTCTTTATTTAGCTTGAACATGATGTCTTGCTTGTATGCTCGACATGAGCAAAAGAAGGCAAGTAGAAGAATAAGTAACCTTTGATCCAAATATTTATACACTTCGTACGATTTATGGCAAGTTTAAAAAATGCAACTTGATCCAACAAATAAGGGGTAAGATAAATCAGAAAGGCTGTTTCCAATACTTTCTAATCGAGAATCTTGTGTGTCTCAGAGATATACTTTTGAATGATGATTTGTTCGTCAAATTTCTTTTCCACCATTAGTCTGCCACAAGTCCCCATCTTCTGTAGGTCTGTTGGGTTCATGTCGATGATTTTTCTGATTTTATGCTGGAGATCCGTACTGCTTTTGACCTGGCAGAGGTACCCATTTTGACCATCTAGGACCACTTCTCGGCATCCTGGGGCATCGGTAGTGATAATTGGTCGGCTCATGGCTGCTGCTTCGAGGAGTGTTTTTGGAGTTCCTTCTCGGTAGGAGGGCAGGACGACGCATGTGGCCAGATCGATGTGGGTTTGTACCGCGTCATCTGTACCAAGATATTGGATGGACCCGTCGTTGATGTAGGTATCGAGGAGCTCTTTCTTGAGACCACGAGCGTGGTTTTCATCAAGTTGACCGAGCAGTTGAAACTCCGTCTGTGGATATTGTTTTCGGATGGCTCGTGCCGCATCTAGGTATTCGAGAATGCCTTTGTCTAGAATCAAGCGTGAGATCATCAGAAATCGACAAGGGGGAGTGGATAGGGTATGCTTTGCACGAAAGTGCTCTAAGTTGATCCCAGATCCAGGGATGACCTCAGAGCGGACCTCAGGCAGTGGGACTTGGTTGAGGAAGTCTCGTTGGTCGTCACCATTCTGAAAGAATATTAGGTTGACTTTCCTGAAGGACCATTTGTATAGTTTCTTGGCAATTTTAGGGGCTATTCCCTTGTTCAAAAAAACGGTGCCAAGACCACTGACATTGTTGATAACAGGGATGCCTAGTGTACGTGCTGCGAAGGAGCCGTAGATGTTGGGTTTGACGGTGTATTGATAGATGATGTCGGGTCGAATATCACTGTAGAGACGTTTGAGTGTAAGGAATAGCTTGAAGTCAGCAAAAGGGTTCGTGCCTGTGCCACTGATTTCTACGGGGTAGAAGGAGCAGCCCATGTCGATGAGTTTTTGAGAGTACTCGTCCCGGGGAGCTATAGCGATGACTTCATGCTTTTGGTCAAGAAGGGCGCGGATGAGGCCTGCTCTGAAATTGTAGATGTTCCACGAAGTATTGATTGCAATGGCTATTCTCATACGGCCTTTTGTAGAAGGATTTGATGTAAAACTATACTAAATCGAGATAATTGATGAATTTTGCCAAAAAATCAGAATATGGGGGATTATTATCTAACGGCTAAGGAAACAGAAAAGGCAGTTCTAGTGGCACTCTCCGAGCAAAAGCAATCGGACGAAAAGACACAAGAGTATCTGGATGAACTGGAGTTTTTGGCGAGCACGCTTGGGATTGAAACGTACAAGTCTTTTGTGCAGAGGCTAGAAAAACCAGACATTCGCACCTTTGTAGGCAAGGGAAAGCTAGAAGAGATTCAGGCCTATGTCATAGATAAGGAGATCGATACAGTGATTTTTGATGATGACTTGTCTCCTTCTCAGTTGCGCAACTTAGAGCGTGATCTCAATGTCAAGATTTATGACCGCAGTTTACTGATCTTAGACATATTTCTCAAGCGAGCACAAACCGCACAGGCCAAGACCCAGGTGGAATTGGCACGCTACCAGTACTTGATGCCGCGATTGACGAGAATGTGGACTCACCTGGAGCGTCAGCGTGGTGGGACTGGGACGCGTGGTGGCGCTGGAGAAAAGGAGATCGAGACGGATAGACGTATGATTCGTGATCAAATCGCCGTACTCAAAAAGAAACTGGCCAAGATCGATTTGCAAGGGGCCACCAGAAGAAAGTCTAGAAGCAATGTTGTGAGAGTGGCATTGGTAGGATATACCAACGTGGGCAAATCTACGATTATGAAACTCCTTTCCAAGGAGGATATTTATGCCAAGGATGAGCTTTTTGCTACGGTAGATTCTACTGTGCGCAAGGTCGTACTCAATACGGTCCCTTTTTTGTTGTCCGATACGGTTGGGTTTATTCGCAAGTTGCCCCACAATTTGATCGAGTCCTTCAAGTCTACTCTAGACGAAGTGAGAGAAGCCGATATTTTGTTGCACGTGGTGGATATTTCTCACCCTTCTTTTGAGGAACAGATGACTGTGGTCAACGACACCTTGGCAGAACTAGGAGTGGCAGACAAAGAGATGATCGTCGTGTACAACAAGATTGATCGTTTGTCTGCGCCAGAAGGAGAAGAAGCATTTGACTTTACTTCCGGGATTGATACGACATCTAAGAGTACGACGAATCTGTTTATCTCTGCTGTAGAAAAGCAGAACGTGATGGAATTTAGAAGGGTGCTCTTTGAGAAAGTCAAAAAGCACCACATGAAAATATATCCTAACTACTTGGCGCCAGAGTTTTTTTAGTAATCTTTGACGCAGCGGCAGCTGTTCATGTTTTGAGCGCTGATCACGTCATGAGAGACTTCGTCGTAATCTCCGTAAAGAGAGATCAGTCCAGCAGTTCTTTTGTCTCCTAATTCTGCATCCCATAGGTGCGCTGTTTTTCCTATGTCGCTAAATTGCCCTGCGACGTTGGAGAAACCGGCCATCATGATGTTGAGGTTGCTACTGCCTCCTTCTTTGAGTTCTTTTCCAGCTTTTTTGTACCCACCAAAACCGATCATGAGCTCTTGCCATTCGAGTTGGGTAGAGAGGTGCCATCCATTAGGGCAGGCTGTCTTGGCATCTACCCAGTTGTAGAGCCTACCGTATTTTCCGCAGTAGGCAGGGTAGTCTTTGTAGCATACCGAATTTTCCATCTCAAAGTTGAGGTTCTCAGCCATCCACTCCCTTTCGATGAATATCCCGCCTTCCAATTCTATCTGTACCGTGACAGATTTGTAGACCTTGCCGTCTCTTTCATCTGTAAAACTTGACATCTCTTGTCCGTAGGTAGTCAAGGTGCTTGCGCAAATTATAAGTAAGAGTAAGAGTTGTTTCATTTGGATTTTGTTAAGTTCTATAATTGTAATCAACCAGTTCTTTTTAATTTAGCCTCGCTCAAAAAAGTTTGGCGTGCCCAAAAATATAAAAAATTCTAGCAATCGTAGTTGCTTTTGCACAATCTTAGGCGAACCGTTAATTTTATGGAGTACAAAAGCGCTTAGAATCCAAGCATGATTTGCGGTAAAGGGTTTTAAATAATCAGTAAACAACCGTAACCATTGAAACAGATGTCAGAAGAATCTCAGAGTCCATTGAACCCCCTAGTGGCAGTCGCTATGGTTGCCTTGGTTATTGTAGTGATGCATCTATTGTCTAGTCATTTGGGGAGTGGTGGCTCTGGCGGTTTGGACAAAGTCATCATAGAGAG
The DNA window shown above is from Reichenbachiella sp. 5M10 and carries:
- a CDS encoding polysaccharide biosynthesis/export family protein; translated protein: MFKLNKEFSKSDLSTAVMQAEKNYAIQIDDYLSIEVYTNQGERIIDPNHELQQGMNTTQRRAEENFTYLVKEDGTVKFPIIGQIKLDSLTLDQAESLLEEKYDAYYKGAFVKLTYSNKRVIVLGAMGGQLIPLLNENMSLVEILAIAGGLDMGAKAQNIKIIRGNLGNPEVFQINLSTVSGMRDSMITMEPGDIVYVEPWRRPWLESIKDIAPVLSLLSSTLALVLVLQNL
- a CDS encoding phosphatase PAP2 family protein; translation: MKVSFGQVISQVFHPLLVPTMTFCILFLFSPQLIQPLSAMSLPFLFITTFIIPMISISILRVSGSISSLRMDKREERLVPFTFIALFFGMTTYLFIYKVGVNDLVATIFISTTVLILVLTVVTSWFKISIHAAGMSGMCGYLLALCYRVPGSELIYPLLAVVVLAGLVMTARLQVNAHRPAEVLAGFVIGLLICFSALYWFA
- a CDS encoding FISUMP domain-containing protein; the protein is MKQLLLLLIICASTLTTYGQEMSSFTDERDGKVYKSVTVQIELEGGIFIEREWMAENLNFEMENSVCYKDYPAYCGKYGRLYNWVDAKTACPNGWHLSTQLEWQELMIGFGGYKKAGKELKEGGSSNLNIMMAGFSNVAGQFSDIGKTAHLWDAELGDKRTAGLISLYGDYDEVSHDVISAQNMNSCRCVKDY
- the hflX gene encoding GTPase HflX, which translates into the protein MGDYYLTAKETEKAVLVALSEQKQSDEKTQEYLDELEFLASTLGIETYKSFVQRLEKPDIRTFVGKGKLEEIQAYVIDKEIDTVIFDDDLSPSQLRNLERDLNVKIYDRSLLILDIFLKRAQTAQAKTQVELARYQYLMPRLTRMWTHLERQRGGTGTRGGAGEKEIETDRRMIRDQIAVLKKKLAKIDLQGATRRKSRSNVVRVALVGYTNVGKSTIMKLLSKEDIYAKDELFATVDSTVRKVVLNTVPFLLSDTVGFIRKLPHNLIESFKSTLDEVREADILLHVVDISHPSFEEQMTVVNDTLAELGVADKEMIVVYNKIDRLSAPEGEEAFDFTSGIDTTSKSTTNLFISAVEKQNVMEFRRVLFEKVKKHHMKIYPNYLAPEFF
- a CDS encoding glycosyltransferase family 4 protein gives rise to the protein MRIAIAINTSWNIYNFRAGLIRALLDQKHEVIAIAPRDEYSQKLIDMGCSFYPVEISGTGTNPFADFKLFLTLKRLYSDIRPDIIYQYTVKPNIYGSFAARTLGIPVINNVSGLGTVFLNKGIAPKIAKKLYKWSFRKVNLIFFQNGDDQRDFLNQVPLPEVRSEVIPGSGINLEHFRAKHTLSTPPCRFLMISRLILDKGILEYLDAARAIRKQYPQTEFQLLGQLDENHARGLKKELLDTYINDGSIQYLGTDDAVQTHIDLATCVVLPSYREGTPKTLLEAAAMSRPIITTDAPGCREVVLDGQNGYLCQVKSSTDLQHKIRKIIDMNPTDLQKMGTCGRLMVEKKFDEQIIIQKYISETHKILD
- a CDS encoding tyrosine-protein phosphatase, translated to MFGLFQQKRTFSPLTVDLHSHLIPGIDDGVKTWEESLEIIRGLSALGIKKLITTPHILSDYYPNTPTIIREGVATLRQKITEENLDMEVQAGAEYYVDDSFVEQLDTNQELLTFAGNHILLETAFMNKPMQLEDVFFKLKAKGLQPIFAHPERYSYIQQDPALILKFRDMGVLQQVNASSFTGHYSYEAKQTAQYLIAQQWVDFVGSDIHNLRHLEVYKKALQTKSFQKAGQLSLRNNSL
- a CDS encoding tyrosine-protein kinase; translated protein: MNLETNHIRPIHGGQNHNQSEGDPLSNIDFDKLNQVFIKNLPWIILILILFNAGTFLYLRYTKPIYSSESILKLDIKSDAGILGIQNPMEQDIKGLSGEIEILKSRLFASQVVDAVGMNVSYFHPGRSHLYDERYGNSPFIVDVQVSDPSILNRRIDVEILSDDHFVMDFELHGTSHRTRYPFGKKINTAFGELIVSKTIFFKEQQNLIDFYFVINSREALIDYFQQNIIVEPINFNANTIKIALADPNKYKARSLVQAIDTIYLNYTKAAKNQAVEQKISFLETQMYKSQIELEQFEDYFEKFTIKNRTTDLSQDLNYTIRLLNQLDSQRFNIRTQIAAVELANKQLGEGTPITTLGLPKPFLEMLAEYNELKNERLLKLDTYNENTQIIKQLNSRIDLSQKAVHDRLVSYQENLVTSQEELSKKRKILESNFAELPSMGTSYNKNRRLYSLQEEFYFSLIQSKIELEIARAGTVTNFVVLSPASMPDAPIKPQKILIYGAGFMAGLIISFFFVAISYLLDDKISNSKELERLLMAPLLGVIPKYKAEKLQTTRLVVSTNPKSSMSEALRSVRTNMEFMASGNGRKLISITSTVSGEGKTFIAVNLGAIFAYSGLKVVVIDLDMRKPKVHLAFGTEQTNKGVSTILIDKNTIDECVNNSEVKNLSYISAGPTPPNPSELIMGEKFNHFLEELKEKFDIVLLDTPPVGLVTDGILVMKKTDLPIYVVRAEYSKKSYLKSVHNLITNNRFDNLSVIFNSVNQQGRYGYGGYGSGYYEDEVPAKRSWLDKLLGKKA
- a CDS encoding outer membrane beta-barrel protein, translated to MKKKVTLAFAAFALLLNLSFESSAQLSEEVVKKTPELPGEIVLDFGFNMLTGKPDYWNQVHWWRSKSVALYFIKPFDLSKKVEFRPGIGVSLEKIGSKNGNFLGEMYEDVDDDWDYKKGQYAINYIEIPLEMRFNFMGNDKKSSPYIGLGGMFAYIFDSHTKVKYSESGDTRKIKEKGDLGMTDLRIGLQARIGMGSVNVFYKYYMTPMFTDKGPVDTQDIMYSTVGISISGL
- the rpoN gene encoding RNA polymerase factor sigma-54, yielding MQKLGLIQSLGQKLSPQQIQFIKLLQVPTAELEARIKEELEVNPALEEGREESSEESTSEEVSKEDTSNDELNVDDYLNEDDYAGYKMQGDGNYNEEERDMPISSGSSLQEQLIDQLGFLKLDETQEIIGRQLIGSIEADGYIRRDLEAIMNDLAFSQNIETSLDEVEAVLYKIQSFDPPGIAARSLKECLCIQLDKKENHGAEVDLAQKIVSQCFEEFTKKHYDKIEKKLGVDEEQLKEAIHTITKLNPKPGGTTDGLVRVQYLLPDFILTNDDGKLELTLNSKNAPELRVSPSYSDMFQSYHKSDKKDKKLKETVSFVKQKLDAAKWFIDAVKQRQQTLLNTMNAIIKYQYDYFLDGDETKLKPMILKDIAEIIGMDISTISRVANSKAIQTEFGIFPLKYFFSEGISTDSGEDVSSREVKEKLRKFIEDEDKSKPLSDDKLEKLLKAEGYNIARRTVAKYREQLNLPVARLRKEL